A window from Cryptomeria japonica chromosome 1, Sugi_1.0, whole genome shotgun sequence encodes these proteins:
- the LOC131064411 gene encoding pentatricopeptide repeat-containing protein At3g09650, chloroplastic isoform X1, translating to MHFYNILSSGKMYYNNLVCFSSRDRISLFNFSLPQSIPSFLVLDTRIYSVKSSSLSASPTQFPSSSFSHRNEYSYSARNSTSLNLLLVQLSHEATPSSVSRARAILQKIQNEGKLDLLDSNSLGHLAIAAAKSGSPRYGESIIRLMLELGFSPHVKVWSAVVTHLGKSSQHSHLAFQLFHDMCNSVKGVGKRNQMRPDTGAFNAILNICAANGNMARAEDLIKEMGLFGVRPDVLTYNIMIKLYARVRREDLIAGVIEKMLGDNIEPCISTFCSLVAAYVGFGDLEKAEMLVQAMREDKRDICSILRQSNQATLQRNLLLPRSYRPDHRIYTILMKGYLHKGRLRDVIKMLRAMQDEDDPNSHPNEVTYTTAISAFVKMGSMDEAHAVLREMATTKMPANVITYNSLLNGYCRSQKLHKAKVLMQEMKDAGIVPDVVSYNTLINGFICINDNMGALACFDEMRNAGIDPSKITYTTLMKAFGINGQPVIAAKIFEEMQKDLKIKIDIVAWNMLIESYSKAGMMEHAKKVFQQMKEKGFHPTVATYGSLVNGFVRAQKPVEALALWPEIKERTREKCVGGGTESFVPDLGILDSLVEICVRAAFFKRALEILAYMDELKIPVSKRKYKSLFMKLHSNIYTSKHASRARQERRAAKREAAEAFKFWAGLRNDYHTS from the coding sequence ATGCATTTCTACAACATCTTGAGTTCAGGTAAGATGTATTATAATAATCTTGTTTGTTTTTCATCGCGTGACAGAATCTCCTTGTTCAATTTTTCTCTTCCACAATCCATTCCCAGCTTTCTGGTTTTGGATACGAGGATATATTCAGTCAAATCGTCGAGCCTAAGCGCCTCTCCAACACAGTTTCCTTCTTCATCCTTCAGTCACAGAAATGAATATAGTTATAGTGCGCGGAATTCGACATCTCTTAATCTCCTGCTTGTTCAATTATCCCACGAAGCAACACCCTCCAGCGTTTCTCGTGCACGGGCTATCCTCCAGAAGATTCAAAACGAGGGCAAATTGGACCTCCTGGACAGCAATTCATTAGGACACTTAGCCATTGCTGCCGCTAAATCGGGTTCACCTCGCTATGGGGAGAGCATTATTCGGTTAATGCTGGAGTTGGGTTTTTCTCCTCATGTCAAGGTGTGGAGCGCAGTCGTAACCCATTTGGGCAAGTCCTCACAACATTCCCATCTTGCGTTTCAGTTGTTTCATGATATGTGCAACAGTGTAAAAGGAGTGGGGAAAAGAAACCAAATGAGGCCTGATACAGGGGCTTTTAATGCCATTCTCAATATTTGTGCAGCGAATGGCAACATGGCCAGAGCAGAGGATTTGATAAAGGAAATGGGTCTTTTCGGGGTGAGGCCCGATGTTCTTACTTATAACATCATGATTAAGCTCTACGCCAGAGTTAGGAGAGAGGATCTGATTGCGGGTGTTATAGAGAAAATGTTGGGAGATAATATAGAGCCGTGCATTTCTACATTCTGTTCTCTTGTGGCAGCATATGTGGGGTTTGGGGATTTGGAGAAGGCTGAAATGCTAGTTCAGGCTATGAGAGAGGACAAGAGAGACATATGTAGTATTTTGAGGCAAAGTAATCAGGCTACACTGCAGAGGAATCTCTTACTGCCCAGAAGTTACAGACCTGATCATCGGATATACACTATTCTCATGAAGGGTTATCTACACAAGGGGAGATTGAGGGATGTTATAAAGATGCTAAGGGCAATGCAGGATGAGGATGACCCCAACAGCCACCCTAATGAAGTTACTTACACAACTGCGATTTCTGCATTTGTTAAGATGGGTTCAATGGATGAAGCCCATGCAGTACTTAGAGAAATGGCTACGACCAAAATGCCTGCCAATGTGATTACTTATAATAGTCTGTTGAACGGCTATTGCAGGTCACAGAAACTGCACAAAGCAAAAGTTTTAATGCAGGAGATGAAAGATGCAGGGATTGTTCCTGATGTTGTGTCTTATAATACACTAATAAATGGGTTCATTTGCATCAATGACAATATGGGCGCTCTTgcttgttttgatgaaatgagGAACGCTGGGATTGATCCTTCAAAAATTACTTATACTACTTTGATGAAGGCGTTTGGAATAAATGGACAGCCAGTGATTGCAGCGAAAATATTTGAGGAAATGCAGAAGGACCTGAAAATCAAAATAGATATCGTTGCCTGgaatatgttgatagaaagttATAGTAAGGCAGGGATGATGGAACATGCCAAGAAGGTTTTCCAACAAATGAAAGAGAAGGGATTTCATCCAACTGTGGCTACGTATGGAAGTCTTGTAAATGGGTTTGTCAGAGCTCAAAAACCTGTTGAGGCATTAGCCCTCTGGCCAGAGATTAAGGAGAGGACAAGAGAAAAATGTGTTGGAGGAGGAACAGAGTCATTTGTGCCTGATTTGGGTATACTTGATTCACTTGTAGAAATTTGTGTAAGAGCAGCATTTTTTAAGAGAGCTTTGGAAATATTGGCTTACATGGACGAGCTGAAAATTCCAGTtagtaaaagaaaatataaaagCTTGTTTATGAAGCTCCACTCCAACATTTACACCAGTAAGCATGCATCTAGGGCTCGACAAGAACGACGGGCTGCAAAAAGGGAAGCAGCAGAAGCTTTTAAATTTTGGGCTGGTCTTCGAAATGATTACCATACAAGCTGA
- the LOC131064411 gene encoding pentatricopeptide repeat-containing protein At3g09650, chloroplastic isoform X2, with product MLELGFSPHVKVWSAVVTHLGKSSQHSHLAFQLFHDMCNSVKGVGKRNQMRPDTGAFNAILNICAANGNMARAEDLIKEMGLFGVRPDVLTYNIMIKLYARVRREDLIAGVIEKMLGDNIEPCISTFCSLVAAYVGFGDLEKAEMLVQAMREDKRDICSILRQSNQATLQRNLLLPRSYRPDHRIYTILMKGYLHKGRLRDVIKMLRAMQDEDDPNSHPNEVTYTTAISAFVKMGSMDEAHAVLREMATTKMPANVITYNSLLNGYCRSQKLHKAKVLMQEMKDAGIVPDVVSYNTLINGFICINDNMGALACFDEMRNAGIDPSKITYTTLMKAFGINGQPVIAAKIFEEMQKDLKIKIDIVAWNMLIESYSKAGMMEHAKKVFQQMKEKGFHPTVATYGSLVNGFVRAQKPVEALALWPEIKERTREKCVGGGTESFVPDLGILDSLVEICVRAAFFKRALEILAYMDELKIPVSKRKYKSLFMKLHSNIYTSKHASRARQERRAAKREAAEAFKFWAGLRNDYHTS from the coding sequence ATGCTGGAGTTGGGTTTTTCTCCTCATGTCAAGGTGTGGAGCGCAGTCGTAACCCATTTGGGCAAGTCCTCACAACATTCCCATCTTGCGTTTCAGTTGTTTCATGATATGTGCAACAGTGTAAAAGGAGTGGGGAAAAGAAACCAAATGAGGCCTGATACAGGGGCTTTTAATGCCATTCTCAATATTTGTGCAGCGAATGGCAACATGGCCAGAGCAGAGGATTTGATAAAGGAAATGGGTCTTTTCGGGGTGAGGCCCGATGTTCTTACTTATAACATCATGATTAAGCTCTACGCCAGAGTTAGGAGAGAGGATCTGATTGCGGGTGTTATAGAGAAAATGTTGGGAGATAATATAGAGCCGTGCATTTCTACATTCTGTTCTCTTGTGGCAGCATATGTGGGGTTTGGGGATTTGGAGAAGGCTGAAATGCTAGTTCAGGCTATGAGAGAGGACAAGAGAGACATATGTAGTATTTTGAGGCAAAGTAATCAGGCTACACTGCAGAGGAATCTCTTACTGCCCAGAAGTTACAGACCTGATCATCGGATATACACTATTCTCATGAAGGGTTATCTACACAAGGGGAGATTGAGGGATGTTATAAAGATGCTAAGGGCAATGCAGGATGAGGATGACCCCAACAGCCACCCTAATGAAGTTACTTACACAACTGCGATTTCTGCATTTGTTAAGATGGGTTCAATGGATGAAGCCCATGCAGTACTTAGAGAAATGGCTACGACCAAAATGCCTGCCAATGTGATTACTTATAATAGTCTGTTGAACGGCTATTGCAGGTCACAGAAACTGCACAAAGCAAAAGTTTTAATGCAGGAGATGAAAGATGCAGGGATTGTTCCTGATGTTGTGTCTTATAATACACTAATAAATGGGTTCATTTGCATCAATGACAATATGGGCGCTCTTgcttgttttgatgaaatgagGAACGCTGGGATTGATCCTTCAAAAATTACTTATACTACTTTGATGAAGGCGTTTGGAATAAATGGACAGCCAGTGATTGCAGCGAAAATATTTGAGGAAATGCAGAAGGACCTGAAAATCAAAATAGATATCGTTGCCTGgaatatgttgatagaaagttATAGTAAGGCAGGGATGATGGAACATGCCAAGAAGGTTTTCCAACAAATGAAAGAGAAGGGATTTCATCCAACTGTGGCTACGTATGGAAGTCTTGTAAATGGGTTTGTCAGAGCTCAAAAACCTGTTGAGGCATTAGCCCTCTGGCCAGAGATTAAGGAGAGGACAAGAGAAAAATGTGTTGGAGGAGGAACAGAGTCATTTGTGCCTGATTTGGGTATACTTGATTCACTTGTAGAAATTTGTGTAAGAGCAGCATTTTTTAAGAGAGCTTTGGAAATATTGGCTTACATGGACGAGCTGAAAATTCCAGTtagtaaaagaaaatataaaagCTTGTTTATGAAGCTCCACTCCAACATTTACACCAGTAAGCATGCATCTAGGGCTCGACAAGAACGACGGGCTGCAAAAAGGGAAGCAGCAGAAGCTTTTAAATTTTGGGCTGGTCTTCGAAATGATTACCATACAAGCTGA